The following DNA comes from Nocardioides panzhihuensis.
CGACGGTGCTCTCGCCCGTTCACGTTGCGACCGGCCTTGATGGCGGCCCCGTCGTCGCTGACGATGACGCGGTTGTCCTCCATGATCACGTTCTGGCTCGACTCGGGGTCGATACCGTCGTCGTTGTTCCACCCTCGGCTCTCGAAGTCCCGGGTCTTGTTGCTGTAGATGTCGAGACCTCGGATCAGCACGTTCTTCGAGCTGACCGGATGGACCACCCAGAACGGCGTGTTACGAATCCGGACGTCCTCGATGAGGACGTTCTCGGACTCGTAGGGCTGGACGAACGACGGTCTGAAGGTGGAGGCGAGGGCCTCAGCGTCCTCGGGCGGCGCCACCTGCTGGACCTTCCCGTCGCGCCACACCGGGATCGTCTCCGGGATATGGCCGTCATCGCTGAAGATCCGCTCCTCGAACGGCACGTCCTGGAAGTTCATCGCATTGAGGATTCCCTGCTGGCCGTAGTCGGCATCCAAGCTGCGGTCCTCGACGGACCGCTCTCCCCAGTAGCCCTTCTTCCAAGGACGCCAGTTCCACATGTCCTCCTGCCCGTCGAGGAGCCCACCGCCGGAGACCGCGATGTTGCGCTGACGGAAGGCGTAGATCAGAGGAGAGAAGCTGTAGAGGTCCGTGCCCTCGTAGCTGGTGCGCACGACCGGATAGAACTCGTTGGTCTTGTTGCGCATGAACCGGACCACGGCGTCGGGCTCGATGCGGAGGTTCACGTTGCTGAGCAGGTTGATGGCACCGCTGTAGTAGGCGCCGTCGGCGTTGCGTGATCCGCCGGCGGGGACGACGACCGTGCCCCCGCCGGCCCGGTGACAGTCCTTGATGGCGGCGTTGATCGCGTCGCCGTAGAACCACACCCGGCGACTCTCGTGGACCAACGGCGAGTCGGTCTCGGCCGGGTCGCCGGCCGCGTTGCCCACCGCGTACACCTCCTGCGCCTGACGCACATTCGCCGCATAGTCCGCAGCGGTGACCACGCAACGGCGCTCCGGGAACGTCGGCACATGGTCATAGACCGTGCGCTCGATCTCGTCGTAGCGCTGCTGGTCCCAGTAGATGCCGTCGGGATCCTTCGGACCGGCTGCCATCGCCGGCACGGCCATGACGCCGACCGCGAAGAGCGAGCTGGTGAGCGTCGCGAGCAATCGCTTCATCGTCACTGGCCCTTCGTGAAGGTCCACGCGCCGGAGCCGATCCGGTACGAGGTGACGCCGTTCTCGGTGCCGAGGCTCTCCGGGGCGGCCCGGCCGGGGCCGGTGGCCAGGTAGGAGCCTTCGGGGAGGCGTACGACCGCGGTGACGTTGACCGGGACGGTGGCGCGGAGGGAGACGCCGTCCTCGCCGCGGGTCCAGTCGGATGCGACCCGGCCCCGCTGCGTCGCGACCGAGCCCTTGGCGTGGGTCAGGCCGGTGGCCGGGACGCTGATCTCGACCTCGGCCGCTCCCGGGGCGGTGGTGCGGATCCCGAGGACCGACTCGGTGATGTCGAGGATCCCTCGCGAACCCCAGCCGTGGGAGGCACTGTTGGCCGAGCCGCTCAGCTCCCAGGCCTCGGGGGTGAAGGTGCCACCGCTCGCGAGCCAGCCGGCCCAGCCGTAGTCGTCCTCGTTGGTGAGGAGGTTCAGCACGCCCTCGCCTGCGTCTGCCTCGGCCAGGGCCTCGAGCAGCACGTGCGCGGTCATCGGGCCCTGCTTCATCCCCTGGGCAGCGAGCCGCCCGCCGAGCGCGGGGACGTCCTGCTCCGGCGCGACGCCGAAGGTGACGGCGTACGAGGTGGCGTGCTGTCCGGCGTGGGCCGACTGGGTGCCGTCGGCGAGGAGGCCGTCGACGTAGGTGCCATCGGTCTTGCGCAGCTTCTGGTTCATCCGCGCCGCGAGAGCGTCGGCGTCGGAGCGCAGCGCGGCGACCTCGGCGGCCGGCCGGCCCAGCTCCTCACCGGCCAGAGCGACCTTGCGCAGGACGTCGACGCCGAGCGCGTTGACCGTGGTCCTGGCGGCGGTGCTCATGTCGTAGCCGAAGCGGCCGTGGGCGGGCCAGTCGACGATGCCGTAGAGGTACTGGCCGGAGCCGCCGGAAAGGTTGGTGACCAAGCCCTCGGTCGGGCCGCTGGTGGCGATGTGGCGGCGGATGTAGCCGGCGGTGGCGGTGAGGTTGTCGTAGGTGTCCTCGAGGACGGCCTTGTCGCCGGTCTCGAGGTAGTAGCGCCAGATCCAGTCGGGGACGACCTCGGTGAAGTCGGGGATGTCGCGCTTGCCGTCGCCGTTGGGGTAGACCGCGTTGTAGCGGCCGGCGTCATTTCCGGTGGTCCAGTAGCGCTCCTGGCTGAGCAGGAACTCCCGGATCGCCTGACGGGACGCGACGCGCTCGCGCTGGGAGGACATCAGGCCGATCGAGATGTTGGCGGTGTCGTGCAGGAACTGGCCCTGCTCACGGGTCGGGGTGTCGACGAAGGTCTCCTGGACCGAGTAGCGCAGCGAGCGGTCCATCAGGTCCCAGACGTCGTCCAGGGTGGCGTCGGAGCTCTCGAACGTCGCCGCGCCGTCCTTGTCGTAGGCGGAGTGGACGACGGTGGCGGTCACGTCCTCGGCGGTGATCTCCTCACCGGCACCCGGGATCTCGAGGTAGCGGAAGCCGAGGTGGCCGACGGCCAGATAGTCCTGCTCGCCCGCAGCCTGGGTGTAGGGGAAGGACATGTTGGTGCTCTGCGTCGAGAGGCCGGTGGTCGAGACCCGGCCGGTGTCGGCGAGCTCGTAGCCGGCCCGGATCATGACCTGCCGTCCGGCCGTGCCGTTCTCGAAGTGCACACCGGGTCGCGCCGGGATGATCGTGCCGAAGTCGGCGACGGGGGTGCCGTCGATGGCTCGGAGCATGCGCTCGGGGCGGACGACGGTCTCCTCGAGCCTGGTCTGCTGGCCTTCGAGGCGGGTGAACGGCGCCACCGGGTGGGCACCGACCACCACCGCACCGGACCACTGGGAGTCGTCATAGCCTCGCTCGGTCCAGTCGCCGATCGCCTGGGCGGCCTGGCCGTCGAGGTGCTCGATCCACAGGCCCTCGCCGTTGCGGGTGCCGACCATGACGTACGGAGCGCGGCGGACCTTCCAGGAGCCGTCGGTGACGATCGTGGTCGTCTCGCCGTCGGCGTAGGTGAGGTCGAGCTTCAGGAGTACGCCGGGGATGCCCGCGGCGCGGCCCTGACCGCCGCTGAACCAGTGCAGCTTGACGCCGAGGGAGAGGGTCTCCCCCGGTGTGATCAGGTCGGTGACGTCCGCGGCCTGGTAGTAGCCCTCGCTCGGGTAGCCGAAGTTGCTCATCCGGTCGGCTTGCTCGCCGCCGAGATAGAGCTCGGCGGTGTGGCTGGCCGACAGGTAGCTGCGCGCGCTGACGATCTTGCCTGCCGGGACCTCGACCTCCGTGCGTGCCAGGGTCCACTCGTCGCGCTCCTGGGCCGGGTTGCCCGCGGTGCCCGGTGGGCGCCGGATCCAGCTGGCGCCGCCCCAGTCGGTGTCGTCGAGACCGGTCTCGAAGGCGGCACCGGCCGACCATCGCGACGGTGCCTTGCGGCGGTCCCAGGTCTTGACCCGCCAGGTGTAGCGGCTGCCGGGCTCGAGGGTCTCGCCGGCGTAGTCGACGTAGGCCTGCTGCGCCGAGGACACCTTCTCGGAGTCCCAGACGAGCTCACCGGCCGCGTCGCGTACCTCGAGCTTGTAGGCGGACTGCACCTCGTTGGCGTCGCTGTCCTGAGGCAGCCAGCCGAACCGTGGCGTCAGATCCGTGTTGAGCGGGTGGGTGAGGTCGTCGACGGTCAGGCCGGCGGGGGCTGCGGGTGCGGTGTTCGCGGTCGCCGCCCCGGTCGGGGTCACGGCCGCCGCGAGGCTGGTGACGACGAGGGCGCTGGTGACGACCGCGGCCAAGCGGAGCTTCATGGGGTCCTCCGGAGCGGATTGATACGTTTCACTGCTTGTCTGAAGACTATGGCGCTCGTCACACAAGTGGAAGAGTCGGGCGGTGGCCGGATCCGGTCAAGCACGCCGAGACGTCAGTTTCTGGCGCCGAAGCGTCAGTTCTTGCGTACGAAGAGTCGGTTCTCGAGCGCGAGAGTCGACTTCTGACGGCGGTGTGGGAATTCAGAAACCGACGTCTCGCGGTCAAGAACTGACTTCTCGGGGTCAGAAACTGACGTCTCGGGGTCAGGAAATGACGTCTCGGGGTGGGGTTATCAGGACGTGGAGGGTGCGGGGGCCGTGGACGCCCTCGACGCGGTCCAGCTCGATGTCGCTGGTCGCTGACGGGCCGCTGATCCAGGTCTGGGGGCGGGAGGGGTCGAGGAGGGCGATGGCGTCGGGTACGTCGGCGACCACCTGGTCCTCGCGGACGACGCAGATGTGGGTGTCGGGGACCAGCGAGATGGCCCGGCGGCCCTGGTCGGGGGTGTGGTCGAGGACGATCGTGCCGGTCTCGGCGATGCCGACCCGGGCCTCGGTGACGACCGCCGCGATCAGGTCCAGCCGCGCGGCGGTGAGGGTGCCGTCGTCGACGATCGCGTCGGGAATGCGGATCGACAGGCCGGGCGGGACGATCACCTGGCCGGTCGGGAGGGCGGCGGCGATCCGGTCCTCGAGATCCTCGGCCGAGCAGCGTTCGACGACGGCGCGGTAGTCCGCGACCCGCTCGGCGAAGAGGTCGACGAGCTCGGGGTTCGCGACGGGGTGGACCTCCCGCGGAGCGCTGGTCTCGACAGGATCGACCGTCGAACCGGCCAGCGCTTCGCGGACTCGGGCGAGGATCTCGCTGCGTGCGTCGGTCATGCGTCGTCCTTCCGGCCACCATCAGTTCGTTGCCACCAGTCCCGGAAGCTCTCCCCCGGCGCGTCGGGCAGGTCGCGGGCGCCGGTCCAGGCGGTGGGGCCGAAGCGGCGTGCGAAGCGCATGCCGAGACCGGTGAGACGCTCGAGGGCGGAGAGGCGGCGCGAGCGCTTCAGGACGTACGCCGCCCCCTTCATCGCCATCGCCTCCGGCTTCGGCACGCCACCCCGGTGGGCGTCGACGACCTGGGCACGCTGGTCGACCAGCACCGAGGGGATGTCGATGCGTACCGGGCAGACCTCGAAGCAGGCTCCGCACAGCGAGGAGGCATAGGGCAGCGAGTCGATCTGGTCGTCGTGCCCGACACCCTTCAGCAGCGGGTTGAGGATGGCGCCGATCGGACCCGGGTAGACCGAGCCGTACGCATGGCCGCCGGTGCGCTCGTAGACCGGGCAGACGTTGAGGCATGCCGAGCAGCGGATGCAGCGCAGCGCCTGCCGTCCGACCTCGTCGGCGAGCGCACGGGTGCGGCCGTTGTCTAGGAGCACCACGTGCACCTCCTGGGGGCCGTCGCCCGGGGCGATCCCGCTCCACATCGAGGTGTAGGGGTTCATCCGCTCGCCGGTCGAGGACCTCGGCAGGAGCCGGAGCATGGGGTCTAGGTCCTCCCAGCGGGCGACGACCTTCTCGATGCCGACCACCGAGACCAATACGTCGGGCAGGGTCAGGCACATCCGGCCGTTGCCCTCCGACTCGACCACGACGAGGGTGCCGGTCTCGGCCACCGCGAAGTTGGCGCCGGAGACCCCGACCTTGGCGCGCAGGAACTTCTCGCGCAGGTGCTCCCGGGCGGCAGCCGCGAGGACGGCCGGCTCGTCGGTGAGGTCGTCGGGCGCAGGTCGGCCCGCGGCCCCCATCTTGGAGCGGAAGATGTCCCGGATCTCGGCTCGGTTGCGGTGGATCGCGGGCACGAGAATGTGCGATGGCAGGTCGTCGCCGAGCTGCACGATCAGCTCGGCCAGGTCGGTCTCCCAGGCCGCGATGCCCTCCTCGGCCAGCGCCTCGTTGAGGCCGATCTCCTGGGTCACCATCGACTTGACCTTCACGACCTCCGTCGCGGCGTGCGCCTTCGCGATGCCGGCGACGATCGCGTTGGCCTCGGCGGCATCGCGGGCCCAGTGGACGGTCGCGCCGTTCGCGGTGAGGGTCTCCTCGAGGCGTACGAGCTGGGTCTCGAGGTCGAGCAGGGCGCGCTCCTTGACCGCGGCGCCGGCCAAGCGCAGCTCCTCCCAGTCGGGGACCTCGGCGACGACCTTGGCCCGCTTGGCACGGATGGTGCTGGTCGCATGGGCGAGGTTGTGCCGAAGCTGGGAGTCGGCCAGCGCCTCGCGCGCGGCCTCGGGGAAGACCGGCATCCCGACGAACGTCCCGGTCATCGGGTCACCTCCTCGGTCGAGGCGAGGATCTCGGCGAGGTGGACGGTGCGTACGCCCGAGCGCTGCCGGGAGAGCACGCCGCCGATGTGGGTGAGGCAGGAGTTGTCGCCGGCGACCACGATCTCGGCTCCGGTCCCCCGGATGTGACGGGCCTTGTCGGCCCCCATCGCGATCGAGGTGTCGGCGTTCTTGACCGCGAACGTGCCGCCGAAGCCGCAGCACTCATCGGCGCCGGGCAGGCCGACCAGCCGAATCCCCCTGACCGCCTCCAGCAGTCGCTGGGGCCGGTCCCCCACGCCCAGCATCCGCAGCGAGTGGCAGGTCGGGTGGTAGGTGACCCGGTGCGGGTAGTAGGCGCCGACGTCCGTCACGCCGAGCACGTCGACGAGGAACTCGGAGAGCTCGTAGACCTTCGGGGCGATCTCCGCGACGGCCTCTTGGAGGGCCTCGTCGCCGGAGCGGACAGCCACGATCGAGTGCTGGTGGCGTGCCGACCCGGCGCAGGATCCGGACGGGGTGACGACGGCGTCATAGCCGGCGAAGGCGTCCACGAACGTACGCAGCACTGGGACCGCCTCGTCCAGATAGCCGGTGTTGACCATCGGCTGCCCACAGCACGTCTGCGCCTGCGGGAACTCGACCTCGACGCCGAGCCGGCGCAGGAGGCGTACGACGGCCTGACCCGTGCTCGGGTAGAGCGCGTCGTTGATGCACGTGACCATCAGCGCGACTCGCATCCGGCATGCCCCCTTCGTCTTTTCTTGCCCATCAAATCAGTTCAGCACAGCTCCGGATCAGATCGGTTCAGATCAGCCCGGTGCGTACGGCCCTCACGACCGCTTCCACACTCGTCCCCGCGCCCAGCGAGTCGGCGGCCGCCCGCAGCCGGCGCCGTACGGTGCGCTCGGAGATACCCAGCTCACGCGCGATCCGCTCGATCGTGTAGCCCCGGGCGAACAGTGCCAGCACCTCCACCTCGTCCGACGGAAGGTCGGTCGAGGCGGACGGTCGTGCATCGCCCGAGGCTGCCACGGTTCACTCCTGTCTCAGCATGACGCCGACTGGTAGGTGGGCCGGAGGGCGGGTGCGTGACGGGGACGACATCGTGCTCATCCGGTCACCACCTTCTCGACGTAGGGCACCAGACGCACCGGACCGGCGAGCCCGTAGCTCTGCCTGGTCGCGACGCCGTAGACCGACGGGGTGACGGTGCGCAGCCGGTTGAGCAGCGTCGAGGCCACCTCGATCTCGATCGTGTTGGCGCCGGGCCCCAGGACGTGGCCGAGGTCGACGACCGGGTCCATCGGGTCGAGCGCGGGCAGCAGCTCGCCGTTCACACGCACCCGGAAGGTGTCGTTGACCTCGCCGAGCTCCAGGTAGGCACCGTCGTCCGCCGTCCAGTCGGTGCCGAGGTCGACGCTCGTGCGATAGCGACCGATGCCGGAGACGTCCTCGGAGCCGGAGATCTTCGACCAGGCCTGGAGCGAGGCGAGGTCGCGGGTGGTGCTCTCCTTGGTCGTCGCGAGGTCCTTCGGATCAGCCGAGTACGCGGGCTTCCAGTCCTCGAGCTCGAGGCTCCACGACTGCGGCACGACGGGCTCGCGGACGCGATCGACTACGACCTTCGCCGTACGTCCGTCGGCCAAGGTGAGCTCGAACGCACCGGCCGTCGTCGTACGCAGCGCGGCGTTGGCGCCCCGCGCCACCACGGTCTGACCAGCGGTGGCGACGGGGAGTACGGAGCGGGCGACGCCCGCGCCCGGGGCCGCGAGGGCGACCACGGTGGACTGGCCGGGGACCAGGTCGATGCGGACCCGAATGCGGTCTCCGGCGCGCTCGTAGGCGGCGATCCGGGTGGTCTTCCCCGTCCATGCGTCCAGCAGCCACGGGACGGCCGTCCGGTCGGCGGCAGTGAGCCAGACGTCCTGCTGCACCGGGTTGAGCCGCCGGTTCTCGGCATGCCGGGCGTTGGCCAGATAGTAGAGGTCGATCTTGCCCGCGCTGCGGCGCACGTGCATCACCGTGGAATCGGCGTGCTCGACATCGCGTACGACGCCGAGGGCTGCCAGCGCGCCGCCGACCTCTGCCTCGGGGACGGTGCGGGTGGTGGCCAGCGCGCCGACCTCGGCCATCAGCGAGCGGACCTCCGCGGTCGCCGCGGCGTCGTCGCGACCGGCCGCGGTCGCCTGCGACCAGTCGCCGATGAGCACGATCGGCAGGCCCTTGCGGCCGAGGGCGAGCAGTCGCTTCGCACCGTCGACGTCCATCGTGAACACGTTGCCGCGCAACGAGTCCGGGCCGACGACGACTGCCTTGTAGGCGGGGCCATCGGGAGCCAGCCGTCCGTTCGCGAAGTCGACACCGTCGAGCGCGAGCAGCGACGAGCTGACGAAGGAGTGCGACCAGCCGAGCTTGGTGCCGTTGTTGGTGATCCACTGCGGGCCGATGCCCGTCGACGCCCAGCCCTTGTGCCGCCAGAACGCGATGTCGTACTTCGGGGCGCCGGTCTGCAGCACCAGCTGCGTCCGGGCGAGGTAGGCGGCAATGCCGGGGACGTGCTCCCACTGCGGAGTGCGCGGCCCCCATGCCTCGCCGAAGCCGATGGCGTTGTTGTAGTACGGCGAGAACGCGGCGAAGCCGGGCCAGGTGACGTCGGGCGCCTTCGCGTAGGGGAAGCCGTGGATCATCAGCTGGTTCACGCCGGCGGCGAAGATGCTGTTGATCGTGAAGAGCGCCTGGTTCTGGGCGGTCGGGCTCGTGCTGTTCGCGCCCCAGGTCGTGTTGTAGGCGGCGCCGTTGTAGCAGATCGCCTCGCAGGACAGGATCTTGTGGCCGGCCAGGTCGCGGCCCGCGGCCATGACCCGGTAGTCGTCGAGGTTCTTGAAGCCGAGCGACTCCGTCTCGGGCACGTCGACCACCGCGGAGTGCTGCATGGTGTCGGTCTCCAGGCCGTAGGGCTGGATCCGGATCCCCATGCCGAGCGTCTTGGCGAACTCCTGCATCGGGCGCAGGTGCTGGTCGCGGTAGAGGTCGGAGAGCACGATGTTGAAGTCGTCCCGGACCTCGTTGGTACGCAGGCCGTCTGCCGTCGCGGGGTCGGTGGCCGCCATCGAGAACTGGTACTTCTCGTCCTTCTCCAACACGTTCGGCAGCCACGGCCGCAGGTCGTAGCCGTGCTTCGCCTCGAACTCGTCGAGCAGGTCCCTTGTCCAGACCGTCGCTTCGGTCTCGATCTCGAGGGAGTCCTCGAAGAGGTAGCCGCCCGCGGCGCGCAGCAGCGTCCGCAGCTCGCCGTCGAGCACCCGGTCCTGCCACAGGTCGATGACCTTCTGGGCGCCCCGGCGGCTGAAGTGGTCGACGACGTAGGAACGGGGCGAGGTGTGCGGACCCGCCTCGGGCTCCTGGCCCGAGCCGCGCTGCCAGGTCGCCAGCAGCACCCAGGTGGCACCGGCCGGGTCTGCAGGAGCGGTCCAGGTGAGGTGCTCGCCCTCGACGTCTGCGCTGAGGTCGAGGTAGGAGGCCGGGTCGAGGATCGTGCTGGTGATGTTGTTGTTGCGGTCACGTACGTAGCCGGTGACCCGGTGCGCCTGGACGGTCACCAGCTCCGCGCGGGTCGCTCCGGCCGAGGCCTCCACGACCGGCTCGGGTAGGGCCTCGTCGTAGGTCGACCCGGCGGTGACCGTCGCCTGCCCGTGCACCAG
Coding sequences within:
- a CDS encoding glycoside hydrolase family 28 protein; its protein translation is MKRLLATLTSSLFAVGVMAVPAMAAGPKDPDGIYWDQQRYDEIERTVYDHVPTFPERRCVVTAADYAANVRQAQEVYAVGNAAGDPAETDSPLVHESRRVWFYGDAINAAIKDCHRAGGGTVVVPAGGSRNADGAYYSGAINLLSNVNLRIEPDAVVRFMRNKTNEFYPVVRTSYEGTDLYSFSPLIYAFRQRNIAVSGGGLLDGQEDMWNWRPWKKGYWGERSVEDRSLDADYGQQGILNAMNFQDVPFEERIFSDDGHIPETIPVWRDGKVQQVAPPEDAEALASTFRPSFVQPYESENVLIEDVRIRNTPFWVVHPVSSKNVLIRGLDIYSNKTRDFESRGWNNDDGIDPESSQNVIMEDNRVIVSDDGAAIKAGRNVNGREHRRPSEGIIIRDSYFGNDGGGSAAVSMGSEMSGGIRDVFIHDNRFGGPGLSLLLKIKTNSNRGGYVENIYVRDSVLERAIVGLVEFDANYRETVPFANTDVFDPKIRNIFIDNVRTTAAMPHGKTTFNFPSAATRSPVENVYYRDSVFHSSSTLLAGFRTNKLIDDLVVEDVTYVDPATGGKTNYDTTPLPLSGETVAVAPDGTRTPLTVADFEKPDHVTALPGDTFTVTGRIDLSEHPGFAENGQVKVYVDRRTDPVPVAVEPDGSFRSGEITLDDDQPWYVDRHYVSVNVHDGLDITTKVFHVSTS
- a CDS encoding family 78 glycoside hydrolase catalytic domain is translated as MKLRLAAVVTSALVVTSLAAAVTPTGAATANTAPAAPAGLTVDDLTHPLNTDLTPRFGWLPQDSDANEVQSAYKLEVRDAAGELVWDSEKVSSAQQAYVDYAGETLEPGSRYTWRVKTWDRRKAPSRWSAGAAFETGLDDTDWGGASWIRRPPGTAGNPAQERDEWTLARTEVEVPAGKIVSARSYLSASHTAELYLGGEQADRMSNFGYPSEGYYQAADVTDLITPGETLSLGVKLHWFSGGQGRAAGIPGVLLKLDLTYADGETTTIVTDGSWKVRRAPYVMVGTRNGEGLWIEHLDGQAAQAIGDWTERGYDDSQWSGAVVVGAHPVAPFTRLEGQQTRLEETVVRPERMLRAIDGTPVADFGTIIPARPGVHFENGTAGRQVMIRAGYELADTGRVSTTGLSTQSTNMSFPYTQAAGEQDYLAVGHLGFRYLEIPGAGEEITAEDVTATVVHSAYDKDGAATFESSDATLDDVWDLMDRSLRYSVQETFVDTPTREQGQFLHDTANISIGLMSSQRERVASRQAIREFLLSQERYWTTGNDAGRYNAVYPNGDGKRDIPDFTEVVPDWIWRYYLETGDKAVLEDTYDNLTATAGYIRRHIATSGPTEGLVTNLSGGSGQYLYGIVDWPAHGRFGYDMSTAARTTVNALGVDVLRKVALAGEELGRPAAEVAALRSDADALAARMNQKLRKTDGTYVDGLLADGTQSAHAGQHATSYAVTFGVAPEQDVPALGGRLAAQGMKQGPMTAHVLLEALAEADAGEGVLNLLTNEDDYGWAGWLASGGTFTPEAWELSGSANSASHGWGSRGILDITESVLGIRTTAPGAAEVEISVPATGLTHAKGSVATQRGRVASDWTRGEDGVSLRATVPVNVTAVVRLPEGSYLATGPGRAAPESLGTENGVTSYRIGSGAWTFTKGQ
- a CDS encoding LutC/YkgG family protein yields the protein MTDARSEILARVREALAGSTVDPVETSAPREVHPVANPELVDLFAERVADYRAVVERCSAEDLEDRIAAALPTGQVIVPPGLSIRIPDAIVDDGTLTAARLDLIAAVVTEARVGIAETGTIVLDHTPDQGRRAISLVPDTHICVVREDQVVADVPDAIALLDPSRPQTWISGPSATSDIELDRVEGVHGPRTLHVLITPPRDVIS
- a CDS encoding lactate utilization protein B gives rise to the protein MTGTFVGMPVFPEAAREALADSQLRHNLAHATSTIRAKRAKVVAEVPDWEELRLAGAAVKERALLDLETQLVRLEETLTANGATVHWARDAAEANAIVAGIAKAHAATEVVKVKSMVTQEIGLNEALAEEGIAAWETDLAELIVQLGDDLPSHILVPAIHRNRAEIRDIFRSKMGAAGRPAPDDLTDEPAVLAAAAREHLREKFLRAKVGVSGANFAVAETGTLVVVESEGNGRMCLTLPDVLVSVVGIEKVVARWEDLDPMLRLLPRSSTGERMNPYTSMWSGIAPGDGPQEVHVVLLDNGRTRALADEVGRQALRCIRCSACLNVCPVYERTGGHAYGSVYPGPIGAILNPLLKGVGHDDQIDSLPYASSLCGACFEVCPVRIDIPSVLVDQRAQVVDAHRGGVPKPEAMAMKGAAYVLKRSRRLSALERLTGLGMRFARRFGPTAWTGARDLPDAPGESFRDWWQRTDGGRKDDA
- a CDS encoding (Fe-S)-binding protein — encoded protein: MRVALMVTCINDALYPSTGQAVVRLLRRLGVEVEFPQAQTCCGQPMVNTGYLDEAVPVLRTFVDAFAGYDAVVTPSGSCAGSARHQHSIVAVRSGDEALQEAVAEIAPKVYELSEFLVDVLGVTDVGAYYPHRVTYHPTCHSLRMLGVGDRPQRLLEAVRGIRLVGLPGADECCGFGGTFAVKNADTSIAMGADKARHIRGTGAEIVVAGDNSCLTHIGGVLSRQRSGVRTVHLAEILASTEEVTR
- a CDS encoding helix-turn-helix domain-containing protein, whose protein sequence is MAASGDARPSASTDLPSDEVEVLALFARGYTIERIARELGISERTVRRRLRAAADSLGAGTSVEAVVRAVRTGLI
- a CDS encoding glycosyl hydrolase; translation: MTDSLPDPRLDRRTLFGAAAATLGAATVLGSPFVVSAAAAAPGSAGLPAQLVKAFRRPGTATAAGFRWWWPHGLVDPAEIVREVDQVADAGFGVLEIADVTHSLRARGIDIDTATHGWGTAPWVAGVKAALAQAAERDVRVDVTVGPSWPAAVPTITPDDEAACTELVHGQATVTAGSTYDEALPEPVVEASAGATRAELVTVQAHRVTGYVRDRNNNITSTILDPASYLDLSADVEGEHLTWTAPADPAGATWVLLATWQRGSGQEPEAGPHTSPRSYVVDHFSRRGAQKVIDLWQDRVLDGELRTLLRAAGGYLFEDSLEIETEATVWTRDLLDEFEAKHGYDLRPWLPNVLEKDEKYQFSMAATDPATADGLRTNEVRDDFNIVLSDLYRDQHLRPMQEFAKTLGMGIRIQPYGLETDTMQHSAVVDVPETESLGFKNLDDYRVMAAGRDLAGHKILSCEAICYNGAAYNTTWGANSTSPTAQNQALFTINSIFAAGVNQLMIHGFPYAKAPDVTWPGFAAFSPYYNNAIGFGEAWGPRTPQWEHVPGIAAYLARTQLVLQTGAPKYDIAFWRHKGWASTGIGPQWITNNGTKLGWSHSFVSSSLLALDGVDFANGRLAPDGPAYKAVVVGPDSLRGNVFTMDVDGAKRLLALGRKGLPIVLIGDWSQATAAGRDDAAATAEVRSLMAEVGALATTRTVPEAEVGGALAALGVVRDVEHADSTVMHVRRSAGKIDLYYLANARHAENRRLNPVQQDVWLTAADRTAVPWLLDAWTGKTTRIAAYERAGDRIRVRIDLVPGQSTVVALAAPGAGVARSVLPVATAGQTVVARGANAALRTTTAGAFELTLADGRTAKVVVDRVREPVVPQSWSLELEDWKPAYSADPKDLATTKESTTRDLASLQAWSKISGSEDVSGIGRYRTSVDLGTDWTADDGAYLELGEVNDTFRVRVNGELLPALDPMDPVVDLGHVLGPGANTIEIEVASTLLNRLRTVTPSVYGVATRQSYGLAGPVRLVPYVEKVVTG